The genome window agaataatgcaatttaaagatatatggaaataactctccatctttttactgttactttcataaattaccacatcaacaccgttcaagatatcccaaagccgttcacattttaacatcttcagtatcttggcatcatgttgacaaagtttggtgtgcactgtctgattctgctatgagtgatatgaatttattcagctatatttttccaaaaatccacattcaaatcaaaatagctgacttcctgttggtcgtagctaatggatgtaaattttttgcaaaaaaaatctggtgatcaaaaattattaggctgtagttaagaactgttagttttatggacagttagaatgttttgtgtatgcagacaagggctttatgatgggcctgatttgaatttagaaaaaaaaaatatttcttaaacatgtttgaagttcttaatagatttcactgttgcacatttagtctttttatttttttacagtaatgtgcattttgcagtttgtttacatggtgtacattggatgcacatatttatgacttcttgttacagtattcatttaaaataaaagttgtttaaaataaacaactgtgtgcaccctattattaatgtagatgtgtatttcagtaataaacttaagtaggggagttttaagttaccagcatttatatcaaaatagtgatcccatgtctgcaaaactaacattttaaatgaaatattgatagctaatcgatatcgaatcgaattgaatcgaatcgaaaccataaaaataacaatcgaatcgaattgccaaattggtcacaatacccagccctaattcacatcctaatgaataaacaaccaagagtttaaatattcccttctatctcctcctctctgactctctctttccacccatcccccctccccactctcaccctaacactcaaaaaacacacacccacttaccacgcacacacataagtgcagagcagagagggatcagatttgttttttaattttcattaattcatagatctttgtataattatgaaatgaacggtgtctgatcagaatgactagtagtctgtatgaaaaaagtttcaaagactttggatgctgcactttaaagatataatacaattacggctatctttttttactccgatttcaatcaatcaccacatcaacaccattcaagatatcctaaatctgctcgcaatttagaatcttcagaatgttggcatcatgtcaaaaaagtttggtgtgaattggttggttttcccgagagaagtatataaaattccacagcctgatttttccaaatatccacattcaaatcaaaatagccgacttcctgtcgatcgtagctaatgggtgtaaattagaaatgtttctggcttgttgagatcaatatatgtaccgagtttggtgactgtaggacaaactaaacccccaacttttgtcaaaaggtggcgctatggagcgcctgctccacgcccatttatgggcttttatcagtgtctaaatatcattaatacagatgtgtgtgtgaagtttcatgaaattctgagtattttaagtggctccaaaacacaaaaagctaaagttaaagtttgacacgttgccatggcaacatgataaaagttatcgataatgcaattcacagattctcattggccatgtttcaacattattgagatgaagtttgaagcaaattgagtaaaattaagaggttgatttaaaagcatttagaaaacgttgcgctttgtgctgccagttggtggcgctataactttgactcctaatagtcacatctctgtgatcggcatcataagatgaacaaactgctgaagtttggtcaaaatcagacaaagtgtgttaaagttattagacacttcctgtttctcatttctcgccataattttgtcgccccgccacggccaaaccgttcgagatatcaaaaatcccctggcaattttgcgtccccaatgtcttgagataatgcattgcatgcgctttttagacatccctgaatagctgacttcctgtttggtgaagcacggactgtgagcacggaagttgttcgacccgatgaggtctatatgtgtatgaattttggtgactgtagatcaattggtgtgcgctccagagtccctcaaaagttgcaatttttaacgctgtgccacgcccccccccaggtgaccccccccatgtcaaagtctgtccggccctgatggccgcaggttccaatgtgtgtgcaaattttcaagagttttcgtgtatgttaagggccccaaaatcccccaaaacattgaaaaaaataataataataataatccttagaaaaacaatagggccttcgcccttttgggctcgggccctaataagaacccttagaagaacaatagggccttcgcccttttgggctcgggccctaataataaacggagcaattccaatagggtcctcgcactgcagtgctcgggccctaattacaaAAAATCTAGTAGGCATTTTATTATTGGAATTCCCCATTCCTACTCCAAGAGAGTCACTTTCCCACAGAGTTTGATCTCTAAAAACACACTAATCCAATTCATCAATGTCTTGACATTTACTTTAATAACAGTCAGATGTGTCGAAACTGAAGACTCACAGACACGCCTGTTTTACACACGTCACTCGAACAAAGAACCAGGAAACAGGAAACACATGAGTTCAGTGAAAGAGAAACTGAAGTGTAGTTGagctgttgtgtgtttgtgtctctgtGTTCATGCAGTAAAATGGCAGAAGCCAGATTTTCTCAGGAAGAGTTCTTGTGTCCGgtgtgtctggatctcctgaaggatccagtggccattccctgtggacacagttactgtaagagctgtattacaggctgctgggatcaggaggatcagatgagagtctacagctgccctcagtgcagacagaccttcagtccaagacctgctttagctaGAAACACCATCTTGGCTGAAatggtggagaaactgaagaagaCCAAACTTACTGCTGACTGTTacgctggagctggagatgtggagtgtgacgcctgtactggaagaaaatacaaagctgtcaagtcctgtctggtgtgtcTGAACTCTTACTGTCAGAATCATcttgaacaacatgagagttTGTTTAAAGGGAAGAGACACAATTTGACTGAAgccactggacgactgcaggagatgatctgccagaaACATGAGAAGATCCTTGAGGTTTTCTGTCGCACTGACCAGAAATGTATATGTGTGCTGTGTACGATGGATGAACATAAAAACCACGACACTGTATCAGCTGCagcacagaggacagagaaaCAGGTATTTAACACTAGACACTGATCAAATATTGCTGACACTGGTTTCATATGTGTTTATATCGGCACCATATTAACAGCTTACAGCATTCACACTGAACACCACAGCAGAAATCAACAGCAGCTGCAAGAAGACAATTTCACAGTTGATGAAAATACACCGGAAACCTTTATCAACACAATCTTTCATAAAATAGACCTTGATTAAGAGACATGAAATAATGGAGTGAAATATGTATTTGTTTTTGACTAAATATATAATTCTATAAGTCAACATGCAGTGACAGACAACTTTCAGTTCAGTAAATCTGACAAAATCCACCATTCATTAATAGCTTCACTTTGGGATAATTCTCCTCTTTCTAAATTAGATTTCATTAAGATCAAGTTAATAATCAGTACAGTTGTTAATCTGTTTATTTTCTGTTGTTATTTTCACTTGTAGTGTGAAACAGGTCTTAACCTTCATGTTAATTCACGTATAATGGAGGTAAACTATCAAACCTACAGCCATTAGTTATCAGCTCCACTTTTACTGGATTCTGATTTAGTGGCAGTAGTTTTCTGTGACATTCACTATCATCCGTTTGTCCTGCAGAAGCAGCTGAAGAAGAAGCAGAAGACGTtccagcagagaatccagcagagagagaaagatgttcagcagctgagagaggctgtggagtctcataaggtgagtctggagaagaagagaagtttgtctcagtctcagttcagactctcttgtctctttcagtcccactgaagcctgaatcactgtgtgtcctaacagcgctctgcacagacagcagtggaggacaatgagaggatctttactgagctcatccgctccattgagagaagccgctctgagctgatacggctgatcagagatcaggaaaagcgagcagtgagtcgagctgaaggacgactggagcgactggagcaggagatcaatgatctgaggaggagagacgctgagctggagcagctttcacacacacaggatcacatccagttcctgcaggtaacaCACATCTAGAACAACACCATCATAGTGGACTTGAGACATATCCTGCTCTGACACTAACTGCTCTATAGTTATAAATGATGATCAATCTAATAGTAGCCTTTGAGATGCTTTTCCTGAGCAAATCTACTCAACCCTACAATGAGACTCCATTGATATGCTCGAGCTGTTAGATGGACATTTATGTTCTTAGTAGATATTTTATCATCCAAACTCACAAAGATTCCAAGTGTCAAATACTAGAATCTGTCGCTCTAATGTGATATAATGTATATGAGAAGAATGAAGCTGATGCTGTGAAAGTGCTGGATTGAGTTACTAAAGATCAGTCAAATCTGATGTTGGTGCAGGTTATTGGGTGAAGTGTGGAGCTGATgagttttgatttctgttttctgtagagtttccagtctctctcagcacctcctgaatctaCAGACGGAAATGACGATCTCTTCAGTTCTCTCTTCTCTTTTGATGGTCTGAGAGAATCTGTCCATCAGCTGAGAGACAAACTACAGGATTTCTGCAAAGGGGAGCTCAAGAAGATCTCAGACAGAGGTAAAGTCCTGGAGATTGATCTGCTCTCAGAAACGAGTCCATCATCATCTCATATCATGGAGAACATCATATTAGAAATGTCTTAGGAATGGATGCAGGATCATGAGAatcacactgttcatgtctgttgatttccacagtcacatTCACCAACATTGATCTCTGGACCAGGAACGActtcctacaatgtaagtcagtAAGAAAACAGGCAGAAAAACTCACTGAGTGTGTTCATGCTCTTCCTGTAGAAGGTGAAAGAAGAGTTTTCTAATTGATGATGTAAATGATGATTTGCACAGGATATCTGCTCATCTGTACTGAGACACTGATGACACACTGAACATGAAGAGTTCAGCTACATGAAAAGATCAAAcagattcataattcctgattctgatgtgttttatctccatcagattTCCATCAGCTCACTCTGGATCCGATCACAGCATATAAACACCTCCGTCTGTCTGAGAGAAACAGAGTGATGACTGTCACTAAATCAGTCCagtcgtatcctgatcatccagacagatttgattgcTATCagcaggtgttgtgtagagagagtgtgtgtggacgctgttactgggagctggAGTGGAGTGGAAATCATGTgtttatatcagtgtcatataagagcatcagcaggaagggatcGGGTGTTGAGTGTGGGTTTGGatgtaatgatcagtcctggagtttgcgCTGCTCTCCCTTCAGTTACTCATTCAGACACAATAACATAGAAACTGTTCTCCCTGTAAAGTCCatcagcagtagaataggagtgtttgtggatcacagtgcaggaactctgtccttctacagcgtctctgacacaatgagcctcatccacacagtccacaccacattcactcagccgctctatctGGGGTTTAGGTTTTATCTAATAGGatcatcagtgaaactgtgttgatgaatcatAATAGACTGACGAGAGATTctacccataatgctttgagctgCATGATAAATCAGTAACAGTGAGATGTTATAGAGTCTCTTGTTTTCTCTCTTGACATTAATACTGCAGCTAACTTCTGTCAGTGAAATAACATGAATCAgaataaatgtgtaataaatcCTCATATAGACAGTAAGATCAGTGTGTTTGAGTCCTGCTGAGTGACCACGTGTTTTTGTGCTTTTCACTGTTTGTGTTGATGGAAATTAAGCTTTTAATGTAGTGTCacattaatcatttttattattactatcaaaATCACCTTTCAAATCACATGATCACACacagtaaataaatcattttCATTATTCACCTTATGTAGCCCCAGCATTTTCTGTGTTTTGTGTTCTTCTGTTTTTGTTGTCATGAATTATATTGTTAACCATGATTTTTTATGCTCTAGACCAGGGGTCGGGAACCTTTTTTCACTAAAgagacatttttaattttttgaccAGTGCATTTTTTCAAAACAGCCATactataataaacaaataaaggtTCCCCTTCAAAAGGTAACTCTCGTTGCGTCGTCATTTTTGATGACTGCTAATGGGGTAACTCCTGTTTACTCcgatactgaagcctgatttgttaacgtttgtgaagttgcacaaaccaatggcgctTTCACCCGCCAGAAAGGGTGACTGCTATATAAGTCGGCGAAAAGCGCCATATCATCAGaatcttctccttcagcgacgagacCATCTCTTCGCTGATTCTGCTGCAAGAAGCCGAAGCCGAGGAAGAAGCTAAGAAGCTTACCTGCTGCCCGCTCAGAGCTCTGCCGTCATCTGCAGTGGACTCCGCCTCCCCTGCGGCTATCCGGCCAGGACCGAAAGAGAAAATTTGAGAAAATTTCCAAGCGCATTGTTCGCTAAGAGCCTTTGCATGAAACGGACGGTCACAGCGAGTGCGTCGCCTGTCTGGGGAGGCTGCGCTTGTTGAGCCCTCATGTTCTCATGTTCTCATTGCGAGGACATGAACCTCTCCTGTCTTCGCTCGCGGATCGCCTTTTTCCGAAAAGGCGATCCCCCTCGCCATGTTCTCCCGCCTCTCTCTCCACGGAGGAAGAAGCAGCGGAACAGTGGGTCTTCTCTTCACGGCGCGAGTGCCCGCGCCCTTCACCCTCTCCTTCGCGCTCCCTCCCGCCGGTGTGTTTCACACAGGACGATCA of Garra rufa chromosome 10, GarRuf1.0, whole genome shotgun sequence contains these proteins:
- the LOC141344816 gene encoding tripartite motif-containing protein 16-like, whose amino-acid sequence is MAEARFSQEEFLCPVCLDLLKDPVAIPCGHSYCKSCITGCWDQEDQMRVYSCPQCRQTFSPRPALARNTILAEMVEKLKKTKLTADCYAGAGDVECDACTGRKYKAVKSCLVCLNSYCQNHLEQHESLFKGKRHNLTEATGRLQEMICQKHEKILEVFCRTDQKCICVLCTMDEHKNHDTVSAAAQRTEKQKQLKKKQKTFQQRIQQREKDVQQLREAVESHKRSAQTAVEDNERIFTELIRSIERSRSELIRLIRDQEKRAVSRAEGRLERLEQEINDLRRRDAELEQLSHTQDHIQFLQSFQSLSAPPESTDGNDDLFSSLFSFDGLRESVHQLRDKLQDFCKGELKKISDRVTFTNIDLWTRNDFLQYFHQLTLDPITAYKHLRLSERNRVMTVTKSVQSYPDHPDRFDCYQQVLCRESVCGRCYWELEWSGNHVFISVSYKSISRKGSGVECGFGCNDQSWSLRCSPFSYSFRHNNIETVLPVKSISSRIGVFVDHSAGTLSFYSVSDTMSLIHTVHTTFTQPLYLGFRFYLIGSSVKLC